A genome region from Lutra lutra chromosome 11, mLutLut1.2, whole genome shotgun sequence includes the following:
- the ATP6V1F gene encoding V-type proton ATPase subunit F, translated as MTGRGKLIAVIGDEDTVTGFLLGGIGELNKNRQPNFLVVEKDTTINEIEDTFRQFLNRDDIGIILINQYIAEMVRHALDAHQRSIPAVLEIPSKEHPYDAAKDSILRRARGMFTAEDLR; from the exons ATGACGGGTAGGGGGAAGCTAATCGCGGTGATCGGAGACGAGGACACGGTGACTGGCTTCCTGCTGGGTGGCATAGGGGAGCTTAACAAGAACCGCCAGCCTAATTTCCTGGTAGTGGAGAAGGATACAACCATCAATGAGATCGAAGACACTTTCCG ACAGTTTCTAAACCGGGATGACATTGGCATTATCCTCATCAACCAGTACATCGCAGAGATGGTGCGGCATGCACTCGACGCCCACCAGCGCTCCATTCCAGCTGTTCTGGAGATCCCGTCCAAGGAGCACCCCTACGATGCCGCCAAGGACTCCATCCTGCGCAGGGCCAGGGGCATGTTCACAGCCGAGGACCTGCGCTAG
- the LOC125080878 gene encoding LOW QUALITY PROTEIN: histone-lysine N-methyltransferase SETD1B-like (The sequence of the model RefSeq protein was modified relative to this genomic sequence to represent the inferred CDS: deleted 1 base in 1 codon), with the protein MEWSQRAQEQLLWDLELLTGAGLSLFWPPWAQFCGLRGQARYVWSQRSKRHGGTGGGPERWASRTSRLCPLPQAGDSLSQTHQLPDRGQAVDPSWALDLGKARSDRDPRWERPPMPAEPTPGGLQEPNPTTSSSFGDPGSSEFKDPAQRGEKRQARPTTQRPSTSLWGRKLVSPRPSDLPSQGLSEPQDPPEGLDWSLGQERAELQKLLRIEIPQRQREQKERPRGRRGEASRGEGKEVLSRREKIHQGQSGEATQALREEASLYPGGKAPQSERRECLQGQRRNSPECQREEVLQEPQKETQGREVKTFRASPGRVSQALGVAKGEAPTLPPEKGGSLGISRDFCRSPGEQKPQPVGRESPGSRESTTQLTQDQTDGPKPAAGDPRAAQEGARPPLPPPRLPGPGAEALAAPGIGVSGPPEHPVALPGRPGPVRDPHGFQDLEGSPGVAEQVPGGSARLLGTVGELRGGAEAPGASKAAWPRLPGQEKVSAAESAAHKETALQRLLELHGPARRRQRQAREQQRLWILGRLRLAWNRRCRVHPLGPPPSPAELPPQARLPGEDGGAPAILPGRGWVRAPPGSPLSCTGTDADLRREGRVCRVLPPAGSLGPAGRAPRDSALGPTQEDGVGQRRALREQLQRGLQERTWWLPAIGARNTQSFQQLLWPPGAEEPLPGEERPPFPAPLSRC; encoded by the exons ATGGAGTGGAGCCAGAGGGCCCAGGAGCAG CTCCTGTGGGACTTGGAGCTGCTGACTGGGGCAGGGCTGAGCCTCTTCTGGCCCCCCTGGGCCCAGTTCTGTGGTCTGAGGGGCCAGGCCCGGTATGTATGGAGCCAGCGCAGCAAGCGCCATGGTGGGACAGGCGGGGGTCCTGAGCGGTGGGCCAGCAGG ACTTCCAGGCTATGCCCACTGCCTCAGGCTGGGGACTCTCTGAGCCAGACCCACCAGCTTCCAGACAG GGGGCAGGCAGTAGACCCATCATGGGCCCTGGATCTGGGCAAAGCTAGGAGTGACAGAGACCCCCGGTGGGAGAGACCTCCCATGCCTGCAGAGCCTACACCGG GTGGCTTACAAGAGCCGAACCCCACCACGAGCAGTAGCTTTGGGGACCCAGGAAGCTCTGAGTTCAAG GACCCggcccagagaggagagaaaagacaagCCCGACCTACAACCCAAAGGCCATCCACAAGCCTATGGGGGAGGAAGCTAGTGTCTCCAAGACCCTCAGACCTGCCCTCCCAGGGCCTGTCAGAACCCCAAGATCCCCCTGAGGGGCTGGACTGGAGCCTGGGCCAGGAGAGGGCAGAACTTCAGAAACTGCTGAGGATTGAGATtcctcagaggcagagagagcagaaagagCGCCCCAGGGGTCGGAGGGGGGAGGCCTCCAGGGGGGAGGGCAAGGAAGTTCTGAGTCGGAGAGAGAAGATACACCAGGGTCAGAGTGGGGAGGCTACTCAGGCTCTGAGGGAGGAAGCCTCCCTGTATCCCGGGGGGAAGGCTCCccagagtgagaggagagagtgTCTTCAAGGTCAAAGACGCAACAGCCCTGAGTGCCAGAGAGAAGAGGTCCTGCAGGAGCCGCAGAAGGAGACTCAGGGTCGGGAAGTGAAGACCTTTCGGGCTTCCCCAGGCCGAGTCTCACAAGCCTTGGGGGTGGCCAAGGGAGAGGCGCCCACACTGCCCCCGGAGAAAGGCGGCTCCCTGGGAATTTCTAGGGATTTCTGCAGGTCCCCAGGAGAACAGAAGCCTCAGCCTGTGGGGAGGGAGAGCCCTGGCTCCAGGGAAAGTACCACCCAGCTGACGCAGGACCAAACTGACGGCCCAAAGCCGGCCGCAGGAGACCCCAGGGCTGCCCAGGAGGGGGCGCGGCCTCCCCTTCCACCGCCGAGGCTCCCAGGCCCAGGGGCCGAGGCGCTAGCGGCCCCAGGCATCGGGGTCTCGGGCCCGCCGGAGCACCCCGTGGCTCTCCCGGGGCGCCCAGGGCCGGTGCGTGACCCACACGGGTTTCAGGACCTGGAAGGAAGCCCGGGCGTGGCGGAGCAGGTGCCCGGCGGTTCTGCTAGGCTCCTGGGCACCGTAGGGGAGCTGAGGGGTGGCGCGGAAGCCCCCGGGGCCTCGAAAGCCGCGTGGCCCAGGCTCCCGGGCCAGGAGAAGGTGTCGGCGGCCGAGAGCGCGGCGCACAAGGAGACCGCCCTGCAGCGGCTGCTGGAGCTGCACGGCCCGGCCAGGCGCCGGCAGCGACAGGCCCGCGAGCAGCAGCGGCTCTGG ATCTTGGGACGCCTCCGGCTCGCCTGGAACCGCCGCTGCCGGGTGCACCCTCTGgggcccccacccagccccgccGAGCTCCCGCCACAGGCAAGACTCCCGGGAGAAGATGGCGGGGCCCCCGCGATCCTGCCCGGGCGGGGGTGGGTGAGGGCGCCTCCCGGGTCCCCTCTGTCTTGCACCGGCACCGATGCGGACCTACGGCGGGAGGGGCGCGTCTGCCGGGTGCTGCCTCCTGCTGGCTCCCTCGGGCCCGCGGGGCGGGCGCCCAGAGACTCAGCGCTCGGC CCGACGCAGGAGGACGGGGTGGGGCAGCGACGGGCCTTGCGGGAGCAGCTGCAGCGAGGGCTCCAGGAGAGGACCTGGTGGCTGCCGGCCATAGGGGCCAG GAACACCCAGAGCTTCCAGCAGCTACTGTGGCCTCCTGGTGCCGAGGAGCCCTTGCCTGGAGAGGAGCGCCCACCCTTCCCAGCCCCCTTGAGTCGTTGCTGA
- the ATP6V1FNB gene encoding protein ATP6V1FNB, which yields MEAETRETQKPLASDRAWVLQEAWRSRVLADGPWPEVASGVRRARSAPGRASRTLALCEVRPGCRVTACSGPCCQNDYACYCSPLGDRQPGTAPSPATMSRQLNMDTLRQNFWKEEYLREKMLRCEWHRKYGTMVKAKQKAKAAARLPLKLPTLHPKAPLPPPPAPKAVPTKAPSPALETPTIQSEMYPVPPATRALLYEGISHDLQGRCRYLNTRKLDMPEMRYFFPITTSFTYGWQLGPPLKQELVSCKMCRIESFFRKNGAFSLLDPQDLAL from the exons ATGGAAGCAGAAACACGGGAAACCCAGAAGCCTCTGGCATCAGACCGAGCCTGGGTCCTGCAAGAGGCTTGGAGATCAAGGGTCTTAGCTGACGGGCCCTGGCCTGAGGTTGCCTCTGGAGTGAGGCGTGCGAGGTCTGCTCCAGGCAGGGCGAGTAGAACCCTGGCCCTGTGTGAGGTGAGGCCTGGTTGCCGGGTGACTGCCTGTAGCGGCCCCTGCTGTCAGAATGACTATGCTTGCTATTGCTCACCCCTCGGGGACAGACAACCAGGTACCGCTCCTTCCCCTGCTACCATGTCACGGCAGCTCAACATGGATACGCTGCGGCAGAACTTTTGGAAGGAGGAATATCTGCGGGAGAAGATGTTGCGCTGTGAATGGCACCGCAAGTATGGGACAATGGTGAAGGCCAAGCAGAAGGCTAAGGCTGCAGCGCGCCTACCCCTCAAACTGCCCACCCTGCACCCCAAAGCCCCACTTCCACCACCACCGGCCCCCAAAGCGGTGCCAACCAAGGCCCCCAGCCCTGCGCTGGAGACCCCTACTATTCAGTCAGAAATGTACCCAGTCCCGCCCGCCACCCGGGCTCTGCTGTATGAAGGCATCTCCCACGACTTACAGGGGCGCTGTCGCTACCTCAACACCCGAAAACTGGACATGCCAGAGATGCGCTACTTCTTCCCCATCACCACCAGCTTCACGTATGGCTGGCAGCTGG GCCCCCCACTGAAGCAAGAACTGGTCTCCTGTAAGATGTGCCGCATTGAATCGTTCTTCCGAAAGAATGGGGCCTTCTCGCTGCTTGACCCTCAGGACCTGGCTCTCTGA